CCTCAAGATGGTCGGCACCAAGTTTCAACCCAGAATGGGGGTCAACGGCATCATCTCCTCCTTCTGGGACTCCGAGATCTGCGCGGGCTTCACCTACGACACCGATCTCGACGGCACCGTCCAGGAGCTCACCCCGACGGGCTACATCTTCCTTCCCTCGCAAGGCTGGCGGCCCTCGATCCTCTTCGGCGCCAAGGAGCCCCAGACCCTCTCGACCAAGAGCGGCAGCACCGGCCCCGGCTCGGTGCGAGGCACCAAGGCCGGCTGGACCCTCCAGTTCGGCATCCCCAACCCCCTCCTGCCCGCGTTCACCTTCGAGATGAACATGCAATCCAACCTCCTGGCCGGCGACTACGATGGGTTCGGCTATGCGATCACGACCTCGACGGATTTCTAGCGCGCTGGGACTGGGCACCCTGATCCTCGCGGGGTGCGACCTCCTCAGCGGGGTCCCCGCGGGAACGATCGTGGGCGAGGTGCGCTTCGACGGCCGCCCCGCCCCGGGCGTCACCGTCACCCTCCAGTCGGGTAACGGCACCGTCTGGACGGACGTGACCGCGAACGGCACCGCCGTCAGCGACGCGAGCGGCCAGTACCGCTTCGAGAACCTCAAGGGCGGCGAGTACCGGGTCCGCTTCGACGTGAAGCCGAGCCTCGTGACGGTGGGAGGCACCACCATCGGCCCCAAAGAGGTCGGCACCTGGGCCAGCAACGGCGTCCGGCTCGGCATGGCCGGCGCGCGCCTGGCGGCCTTCGACGTCTCGTACAACGGCCTCATCTATCCCGAGTCCGGCAAGTCCAACACCTACTCCGCGGCCATGCCCCTGCCGTTCCACTGGTCCACCCACCGCAACGGCGCGAGCTACCGGGTCAAGATCTACGACGTGAGCGGCGGCGTCACGGGCACCAAGCC
This window of the Pantanalinema sp. genome carries:
- a CDS encoding carboxypeptidase regulatory-like domain-containing protein, whose amino-acid sequence is MRSRPRRISSALGLGTLILAGCDLLSGVPAGTIVGEVRFDGRPAPGVTVTLQSGNGTVWTDVTANGTAVSDASGQYRFENLKGGEYRVRFDVKPSLVTVGGTTIGPKEVGTWASNGVRLGMAGARLAAFDVSYNGLIYPESGKSNTYSAAMPLPFHWSTHRNGASYRVKIYDVSGGVTGTKP